Proteins from a genomic interval of Drosophila willistoni isolate 14030-0811.24 chromosome 2L unlocalized genomic scaffold, UCI_dwil_1.1 Seg139, whole genome shotgun sequence:
- the LOC6638498 gene encoding uncharacterized protein LOC6638498, which translates to MSSRYKIYWRIYIYANSLYSLPSGSKGGYREWNPLVYRRGSFELHRIMVWVYRDLSVLLRNSKRKMKHAYDTIFDLLPLCSMKNEEFSKCLAVYLEDKTYHFVHELINFARSPYDDLISYECNVQYCTPIKVGPTMADIAGITQAEGDLHSFVEFSRRINDDDCSGFEADLEELDEENDEWLHQQTRIIAAAAAAAAAAAVASHHVPPITPQVNVNQSPPYTDNLEYEMFIEQARLQHISRTEDDMNGIFVPNLSLGGAGVAAGPGAGVAAGPGVGAGPAPVADAMSAPPIPPPRPITVRRPQLGRRINRRDREVGNLNWPMGQHSFSHPPL; encoded by the exons ATGAGTTCACGTTATAAGATCTACTGGCGTATCTATATCTATGCCAATTCCTTGTATTCCCTGCCATCTGGGAGCAAGGGCGGCTATCGCGAATGGAATCCTTTGGTGTACCG GCGCGGTTCTTTTGAATTGCATCGCATCATGGTTTGGGTATATCGTGATCTCTCCGTGCTTTTGCGTAACTCCAAAAGGAAAATGAAACATGCCTATGACACCATTTTTGATCTTTTGCCTTTGTGCAGCATGAAGAATGAAGAGTTTAGCAAATGTCTGGCCGTTTATTTAGAGGATAAGACTTATCATTTTGTCCATGAGCTTATTAACTTTGCTCGATCACCCTATGATGACCTCATCTCCTACGAATGTAATGTTCAGTATTGCACTCCAATTAAGGTTGGCCCAACGATGGCGGATATCGCAGGAATCACTCAGGCCGAGGGCGATCTGCATAGTTTTGTAGAATTTTCACGTCGAatcaatgatgatgattgcAGCGGCTTTGAGGCCGATCTGGAGGAACTGGATGAAGAAAACGATGAATGGCTTCATCAACAAACGCGAATTAtagcagcggcggcagcagctgcagccGCAGCCGCAGTGGCAAGTCATCATGTGCCTCCAATAACACCTCAAGTGAATGTAAACCAATCACCACCATATACGGACAATCTTGAATATGAAATGTTTATCGAACAAGCGAGACTGCAACATATATCGCGTACTGAAGATGACATGAATGGTATttttgtgccaaatttaagtCTTGGAGgagctggtgttgctgctggaCCTGgagctggtgttgctgctggaCCTGGAGTTGGAGCTGGACCTGCTCCTGTAGCAGATGCCATGTCAGCTCCGCCTATTCCACCGCCAAGGCCCATTACTGTACGTCGCCCTCAATTGGGCAGACGAATCAATCGTCGTGATCGTGAAGTTGGTAATTTAAATTGGCCAATGGGCCAGCATTCATTTAGCCATCCGCCTTTGTGA
- the LOC124459803 gene encoding E3 ubiquitin-protein ligase Topors isoform X2: MAEPYLIEEPAPTAAVSEPTSFGHVSPSIMEAVDEAARAASAAEIEANGTDGSGGGPGGGGAGGGGTLTLPAAAMKFADLTESGSESGDGEPDAEPGTSAAARSSPPPNCAICLSRCRRKCFTDSCMHQFCFKCLCEWSKVKPECPLCKQPFKTIIHNVRTLDDYDRYPVQSSTPPVAEHSSLRFHIVNIRRPRFMPLLQNQSVMTNDVDGGAGIIGAGDGDDADGMRVNPSLNRFEPYRMELMNFYRNDQDALATSSSLSQLWRRYVYDRKLYALPVRDNLTGQFREWTARFYRNNPAQMHRLMPWIHRDLVCLLRNVSHTPSHVSAVMHVLHQLLTMNNILGALFRIRLTPYLGERTAHFIHELFNFARSPFDMIGYDRVVQYSARVAEEVEIDLLDMGSPESSNESDVHLDLVGDGEVAGLPNIAETDTSDYGTGNSHNRTTPARPSTSVIVTNPSATHSFSVTMASDGSELPGISIRRTTTSTVGSQTVAINLSMRRPTATTATSNDNDDEEVIEIDDGDAAANAEVAAINDGSSSRRHAGASLPVSAHIELQSSDSSNSSSSTSDDDECVFVLERKPPHLRTPELVSLDSNSDSDVVFVDEQKAANSSGAANATNPSATTNSVNVDDLEEEAAHAASELFMGPSTSSGVCSGTGKNWRKVLEMARREDELRGKARRKRASRRNPNVTSSSSSSDSVSSSSSSNYSSTSSEDDSESDKEAARRKQRMERKRNARKRAAKEKISNTPRKRSKRQGPPQTEEQEQEEEEQPLMDQKENTSSSSSSSSDNSDSTEGSGKKNTNINNTSTCDDDDDDVDDNSSENLQLSALRATLKAEAALEDRKPLKLELPAKYLQSAGEQPVVEQGDENTQPDLATLQSKRRRRSGSSSNLSNHSASLASNTTTATSSTATGSAPSPFKWLVASEVSDPLMRGLATPTEVRDIANSLIELSTLTHQRSEPSLFNDRSDGGEVDDAINFLGNTLPSSNTNTLEEEAHLGIYSDAETSQQFPLDVTIDVVGESDVHADVEAEADGEVEAEDDGEAEEADTDDEDDEEEEELELAESVD; the protein is encoded by the exons aTGGCTGAGCCGTATCTGATTGAGGAGCCAGCACCAACGGCTGCGGTATCGGAACCGACATCATTTGGCCATGTATCTCCCTCTATAATGGAGGCAGTCGATGAGGCAGCAAGAGCTGCATCAGCTGCTGAAATCGAAGCTAACGGAACAGATGGATCTGGCGGTGGACCAGGTGGAGGTGGAGCCGGGGGAGGAGGTACTCTAACCCTGCCAGCGGCAGCTATGAAATTCGCCGATCTCACCGAAAGCGGCAGCGAAAGTGGCGATGGTGAGCCGGATGCAGAGCCAGGAACATCGGCTGCGGCCCGTTCCTCGCCACCACCAAATTGCGCCATCTGTTTATCACGATGTCGACGCAAATGCTTTACGGACTCATGTATGCATCAGTTCTGTTTTAAGTGTCTCTGCGAGTGGAGCAAG GTTAAGCCCGAGTGTCCACTATGCAAGCAGCCCTTCAAAACTATCATTCACAACGTCCGTACCCTGGATGACTATGACAGGTATCCGGTGCAGAGTTCCACACCGCCCGTTGCCGAGCACTCATCACTACGCTTTCACATTGTCAATATACGGCGGCCAAGATTCATGCCGTTGCTCCAGAATCAGTCTGTAATGACCAACGATGTGGATGGTGGCGCTGGTATAATTGGAGCCGGAGATGGGGACGATGCTGATGGAATGCGTGTGAATCCATCCTTAAATCGCTTCGAGCCTTATCGCATGGAGCTAATGAATTTCTATCGTAACGACCAGGATGCCCTCGCCACGAGCAGTTCCTTGAGTCAGCTCTGGCGTCGTTATGTCTACGATCGAAAACTATATGCCCTGCCTGTTAGAGATAATCTCACCGGGCAGTTTCGTGAGTGGACCGCCCGTTTCTACAG AAACAATCCTGCTCAAATGCATCGACTAATGCCCTGGATTCATCGTGACCTTGTCTGCCTCCTAAGAAATGTGTCACATACGCCGTCACATGTTAGTGCCGTGATGCATGTCTTGCATCAGCTTCTGACAATGAATAACATCCTGGGAGCCTTATTCCGTATACGTTTGACTCCGTATTTGGGTGAGCGTACAGCTCACTTCATTCACGAGCTCTTCAACTTTGCCCGATCGCCATTCGATATGATTGGCTATGATCGTGTCGTCCAGTATTCGGCTCGTGTGGCTGAAGAGGTTGAAATTGATCTACTGGATATGGGCTCACCGGAATCATCGAATGAAAGTGATGTTCATCTGGATTTGGTGGGCGATGGAGAAGTGGCTGGCTTACCAAATATTGCTGAAACCGATACCAGTGATTATGGGACAGGGAATTCACATAATAGAACAACTCCTGCCCGGCCCTCGACCAGTGTGATTGTAACCAATCCTAGTGCTACACATTCCTTCAGCGTTACCATGGCCAGTGATGGCAGTGAATTACCAGGCATTTCCATAAGAAGAACAACCACGTCAACGGTTGGCTCCCAAACAGTTGCAATCAATTTAAGCATGCGCCGTCCAACGGCAACGACTGCCACATCCAACGACAATGACGACGAGGAAGTCATAGAGATCGATGATGGTGATGCGGCAGCCAATGCCGAGGTGGCCGCCATTAATGATGGCAGCAGTAGTCGTCGTCATGCCGGTGCCAGTTTACCagtgagtgcccacattgagtTACAGAGCAGCGATAGCAGCAACAGCTCCTCTTCCACATCGGATGATGATGAATGCGTCTTTGTCTTGGAGCGCAAACCTCCGCATTTGCGTACCCCTGAATTGGTTAGTCTGGATTCCAATTCGGATTCGGATGTGGTTTTTGTCGATGAGCAAAAGGCGGCCAATAGCAGTGGAGCGGCAAATGCTACCAATCCCTCTGCCACCACCAACTCAGTGAATGTTGATGACTTGGAGGAAGAGGCTGCCCATGCGGCCAGTGAACTCTTTATGGGCCCTAGCACCAGTTCGGGTGTTTGCTCCGGCACAGGCAAGAATTGGAGGAAGGTGCTAGAGATGGCGCGGCGGGAGGATGAGTTGCGTGGCAAAGCACGCCGCAAGCGTGCATCCCGACGGAACCCCAATgtaaccagcagcagcagtagcagtgACAGTGTCAGCAGTAGCTCCTCAAGCAACTACAGCTCGACGAGCAGTGAAGACGATAGTGAGTCGGATAAAGAGGCTGCCCGTAGAAAACAACGCATGGAGCGAAAACGTAATGCACGCAAGCGAGCAGCCAAAGAGAAGATCAGCAATACGCCAAGAAAACGCAGTAAACGGCAAGGGCCGCCACAAACGGAAGAACAGGAACAGGAAGAAGAGGAGCAGCCTCTAATGGATCAGAAGGAGAACACCAGTTCGAGCAGTAGCTCGAGTAGTGATAACAGTGATAGCACTGAAGGGAGTG GCAAGAAGAACACAAATATCAACAACACCAGCACCTgcgatgatgacgacgacgatgttGACGATAATAGCAGTGAGAATCTACAACTTAGTGCTCTCCGGGCAACCCTTAAAGCGGAGGCCGCTTTGGAGGATCGTAAGCCGCTGAAATTGGAGCTACCTGCAAAGTATCTTCAGTCAGCGGGTGAACAACCAGTGGTAGAACAAGGAGATGAGAATACGCAACCCGATTTGGCGACATTGCAGTCCAAACGTCGACGTCGTAGTGGCAGTAGCAGCAATCTGTCCAATCATAGCGCTAGTTTAGCCAGCAATACAACTACAGCCACATCCTCGACAGCCACTGGTTCTGCTCCAAGTCCATTTAAATGGTTGGTGGCTAGCGAAGTTAGTGATCCTCTGATGCGTGGACTTGCCACCCCCACTGAGGTGCGGGATATTGCAAACTCTCTAATTGAATTATCCACTTTAACGCATCAGAGAAGTGAGCCGAGTCTCTTCAATGATCGTTCCGATGGCGGTGAGGTAGACGATGCAATAAATTTTCTCGGCAACACACTGCCAAGCAGCAATACGAACACTTTAGAAGAGGAGGCACATTTGGGTATTTATTCAGATGCAGAAACAAGCCAGCAATTTCCACTTGATGTGACCATTGATGTTGTGGGTGAGAGTGATGTCCATGCCGATGTTGAGGCTGAAGCGGATGGTGAGGTTGAGGCTGAGGATGATGGTGAGGCTGAGGAAGCTGACACAGATGACGAAGACGATGAGGAGGAAGAAGAACTGGAACTGGCTG aatCAGTTGATTGA
- the LOC124459803 gene encoding E3 ubiquitin-protein ligase Topors isoform X3, with product MAEPYLIEEPAPTAAVSEPTSFGHVSPSIMEAVDEAARAASAAEIEANGTDGSGGGPGGGGAGGGGTLTLPAAAMKFADLTESGSESGDGEPDAEPGTSAAARSSPPPNCAICLSRCRRKCFTDSCMHQFCFKCLCEWSKVKPECPLCKQPFKTIIHNVRTLDDYDRYPVQSSTPPVAEHSSLRFHIVNIRRPRFMPLLQNQSVMTNDVDGGAGIIGAGDGDDADGMRVNPSLNRFEPYRMELMNFYRNDQDALATSSSLSQLWRRYVYDRKLYALPVRDNLTGQFREWTARFYRNNPAQMHRLMPWIHRDLVCLLRNVSHTPSHVSAVMHVLHQLLTMNNILGALFRIRLTPYLGERTAHFIHELFNFARSPFDMIGYDRVVQYSARVAEEVEIDLLDMGSPESSNESDVHLDLVGDGEVAGLPNIAETDTSDYGTGNSHNRTTPARPSTSVIVTNPSATHSFSVTMASDGSELPGISIRRTTTSTVGSQTVAINLSMRRPTATTATSNDNDDEEVIEIDDGDAAANAEVAAINDGSSSRRHAGASLPVSAHIELQSSDSSNSSSSTSDDDECVFVLERKPPHLRTPELVSLDSNSDSDVVFVDEQKAANSSGAANATNPSATTNSVNVDDLEEEAAHAASELFMGPSTSSGVCSGTGKNWRKVLEMARREDELRGKARRKRASRRNPNVTSSSSSSDSVSSSSSSNYSSTSSEDDSESDKEAARRKQRMERKRNARKRAAKEKISNTPRKRSKRQGPPQTEEQEQEEEEQPLMDQKENTSSSSSSSSDNSDSTEGSGKKNTNINNTSTCDDDDDDVDDNSSENLQLSALRATLKAEAALEDRKPLKLELPAKYLQSAGEQPVVEQGDENTQPDLATLQSKRRRRSGSSSNLSNHSASLASNTTTATSSTATGSAPSPFKWLVASEVSDPLMRGLATPTEVRDIANSLIELSTLTHQRSEPSLFNDRSDGGEVDDAINFLGNTLPSSNTNTLEEEAHLGIYSDAETSQQFPLDVTIDVVGESDVHADVEAEADGEVEAEDDGEAEEADTDDEDDEEEEELELAAL from the exons aTGGCTGAGCCGTATCTGATTGAGGAGCCAGCACCAACGGCTGCGGTATCGGAACCGACATCATTTGGCCATGTATCTCCCTCTATAATGGAGGCAGTCGATGAGGCAGCAAGAGCTGCATCAGCTGCTGAAATCGAAGCTAACGGAACAGATGGATCTGGCGGTGGACCAGGTGGAGGTGGAGCCGGGGGAGGAGGTACTCTAACCCTGCCAGCGGCAGCTATGAAATTCGCCGATCTCACCGAAAGCGGCAGCGAAAGTGGCGATGGTGAGCCGGATGCAGAGCCAGGAACATCGGCTGCGGCCCGTTCCTCGCCACCACCAAATTGCGCCATCTGTTTATCACGATGTCGACGCAAATGCTTTACGGACTCATGTATGCATCAGTTCTGTTTTAAGTGTCTCTGCGAGTGGAGCAAG GTTAAGCCCGAGTGTCCACTATGCAAGCAGCCCTTCAAAACTATCATTCACAACGTCCGTACCCTGGATGACTATGACAGGTATCCGGTGCAGAGTTCCACACCGCCCGTTGCCGAGCACTCATCACTACGCTTTCACATTGTCAATATACGGCGGCCAAGATTCATGCCGTTGCTCCAGAATCAGTCTGTAATGACCAACGATGTGGATGGTGGCGCTGGTATAATTGGAGCCGGAGATGGGGACGATGCTGATGGAATGCGTGTGAATCCATCCTTAAATCGCTTCGAGCCTTATCGCATGGAGCTAATGAATTTCTATCGTAACGACCAGGATGCCCTCGCCACGAGCAGTTCCTTGAGTCAGCTCTGGCGTCGTTATGTCTACGATCGAAAACTATATGCCCTGCCTGTTAGAGATAATCTCACCGGGCAGTTTCGTGAGTGGACCGCCCGTTTCTACAG AAACAATCCTGCTCAAATGCATCGACTAATGCCCTGGATTCATCGTGACCTTGTCTGCCTCCTAAGAAATGTGTCACATACGCCGTCACATGTTAGTGCCGTGATGCATGTCTTGCATCAGCTTCTGACAATGAATAACATCCTGGGAGCCTTATTCCGTATACGTTTGACTCCGTATTTGGGTGAGCGTACAGCTCACTTCATTCACGAGCTCTTCAACTTTGCCCGATCGCCATTCGATATGATTGGCTATGATCGTGTCGTCCAGTATTCGGCTCGTGTGGCTGAAGAGGTTGAAATTGATCTACTGGATATGGGCTCACCGGAATCATCGAATGAAAGTGATGTTCATCTGGATTTGGTGGGCGATGGAGAAGTGGCTGGCTTACCAAATATTGCTGAAACCGATACCAGTGATTATGGGACAGGGAATTCACATAATAGAACAACTCCTGCCCGGCCCTCGACCAGTGTGATTGTAACCAATCCTAGTGCTACACATTCCTTCAGCGTTACCATGGCCAGTGATGGCAGTGAATTACCAGGCATTTCCATAAGAAGAACAACCACGTCAACGGTTGGCTCCCAAACAGTTGCAATCAATTTAAGCATGCGCCGTCCAACGGCAACGACTGCCACATCCAACGACAATGACGACGAGGAAGTCATAGAGATCGATGATGGTGATGCGGCAGCCAATGCCGAGGTGGCCGCCATTAATGATGGCAGCAGTAGTCGTCGTCATGCCGGTGCCAGTTTACCagtgagtgcccacattgagtTACAGAGCAGCGATAGCAGCAACAGCTCCTCTTCCACATCGGATGATGATGAATGCGTCTTTGTCTTGGAGCGCAAACCTCCGCATTTGCGTACCCCTGAATTGGTTAGTCTGGATTCCAATTCGGATTCGGATGTGGTTTTTGTCGATGAGCAAAAGGCGGCCAATAGCAGTGGAGCGGCAAATGCTACCAATCCCTCTGCCACCACCAACTCAGTGAATGTTGATGACTTGGAGGAAGAGGCTGCCCATGCGGCCAGTGAACTCTTTATGGGCCCTAGCACCAGTTCGGGTGTTTGCTCCGGCACAGGCAAGAATTGGAGGAAGGTGCTAGAGATGGCGCGGCGGGAGGATGAGTTGCGTGGCAAAGCACGCCGCAAGCGTGCATCCCGACGGAACCCCAATgtaaccagcagcagcagtagcagtgACAGTGTCAGCAGTAGCTCCTCAAGCAACTACAGCTCGACGAGCAGTGAAGACGATAGTGAGTCGGATAAAGAGGCTGCCCGTAGAAAACAACGCATGGAGCGAAAACGTAATGCACGCAAGCGAGCAGCCAAAGAGAAGATCAGCAATACGCCAAGAAAACGCAGTAAACGGCAAGGGCCGCCACAAACGGAAGAACAGGAACAGGAAGAAGAGGAGCAGCCTCTAATGGATCAGAAGGAGAACACCAGTTCGAGCAGTAGCTCGAGTAGTGATAACAGTGATAGCACTGAAGGGAGTG GCAAGAAGAACACAAATATCAACAACACCAGCACCTgcgatgatgacgacgacgatgttGACGATAATAGCAGTGAGAATCTACAACTTAGTGCTCTCCGGGCAACCCTTAAAGCGGAGGCCGCTTTGGAGGATCGTAAGCCGCTGAAATTGGAGCTACCTGCAAAGTATCTTCAGTCAGCGGGTGAACAACCAGTGGTAGAACAAGGAGATGAGAATACGCAACCCGATTTGGCGACATTGCAGTCCAAACGTCGACGTCGTAGTGGCAGTAGCAGCAATCTGTCCAATCATAGCGCTAGTTTAGCCAGCAATACAACTACAGCCACATCCTCGACAGCCACTGGTTCTGCTCCAAGTCCATTTAAATGGTTGGTGGCTAGCGAAGTTAGTGATCCTCTGATGCGTGGACTTGCCACCCCCACTGAGGTGCGGGATATTGCAAACTCTCTAATTGAATTATCCACTTTAACGCATCAGAGAAGTGAGCCGAGTCTCTTCAATGATCGTTCCGATGGCGGTGAGGTAGACGATGCAATAAATTTTCTCGGCAACACACTGCCAAGCAGCAATACGAACACTTTAGAAGAGGAGGCACATTTGGGTATTTATTCAGATGCAGAAACAAGCCAGCAATTTCCACTTGATGTGACCATTGATGTTGTGGGTGAGAGTGATGTCCATGCCGATGTTGAGGCTGAAGCGGATGGTGAGGTTGAGGCTGAGGATGATGGTGAGGCTGAGGAAGCTGACACAGATGACGAAGACGATGAGGAGGAAGAAGAACTGGAACTGGCTG CTTTATAA
- the LOC124459803 gene encoding E3 ubiquitin-protein ligase Topors isoform X1 yields the protein MAEPYLIEEPAPTAAVSEPTSFGHVSPSIMEAVDEAARAASAAEIEANGTDGSGGGPGGGGAGGGGTLTLPAAAMKFADLTESGSESGDGEPDAEPGTSAAARSSPPPNCAICLSRCRRKCFTDSCMHQFCFKCLCEWSKVKPECPLCKQPFKTIIHNVRTLDDYDRYPVQSSTPPVAEHSSLRFHIVNIRRPRFMPLLQNQSVMTNDVDGGAGIIGAGDGDDADGMRVNPSLNRFEPYRMELMNFYRNDQDALATSSSLSQLWRRYVYDRKLYALPVRDNLTGQFREWTARFYRNNPAQMHRLMPWIHRDLVCLLRNVSHTPSHVSAVMHVLHQLLTMNNILGALFRIRLTPYLGERTAHFIHELFNFARSPFDMIGYDRVVQYSARVAEEVEIDLLDMGSPESSNESDVHLDLVGDGEVAGLPNIAETDTSDYGTGNSHNRTTPARPSTSVIVTNPSATHSFSVTMASDGSELPGISIRRTTTSTVGSQTVAINLSMRRPTATTATSNDNDDEEVIEIDDGDAAANAEVAAINDGSSSRRHAGASLPVSAHIELQSSDSSNSSSSTSDDDECVFVLERKPPHLRTPELVSLDSNSDSDVVFVDEQKAANSSGAANATNPSATTNSVNVDDLEEEAAHAASELFMGPSTSSGVCSGTGKNWRKVLEMARREDELRGKARRKRASRRNPNVTSSSSSSDSVSSSSSSNYSSTSSEDDSESDKEAARRKQRMERKRNARKRAAKEKISNTPRKRSKRQGPPQTEEQEQEEEEQPLMDQKENTSSSSSSSSDNSDSTEGSGKKNTNINNTSTCDDDDDDVDDNSSENLQLSALRATLKAEAALEDRKPLKLELPAKYLQSAGEQPVVEQGDENTQPDLATLQSKRRRRSGSSSNLSNHSASLASNTTTATSSTATGSAPSPFKWLVASEVSDPLMRGLATPTEVRDIANSLIELSTLTHQRSEPSLFNDRSDGGEVDDAINFLGNTLPSSNTNTLEEEAHLGIYSDAETSQQFPLDVTIDVVGESDVHADVEAEADGEVEAEDDGEAEEADTDDEDDEEEEELELAGNESNEADDEAIMSLTSLT from the exons aTGGCTGAGCCGTATCTGATTGAGGAGCCAGCACCAACGGCTGCGGTATCGGAACCGACATCATTTGGCCATGTATCTCCCTCTATAATGGAGGCAGTCGATGAGGCAGCAAGAGCTGCATCAGCTGCTGAAATCGAAGCTAACGGAACAGATGGATCTGGCGGTGGACCAGGTGGAGGTGGAGCCGGGGGAGGAGGTACTCTAACCCTGCCAGCGGCAGCTATGAAATTCGCCGATCTCACCGAAAGCGGCAGCGAAAGTGGCGATGGTGAGCCGGATGCAGAGCCAGGAACATCGGCTGCGGCCCGTTCCTCGCCACCACCAAATTGCGCCATCTGTTTATCACGATGTCGACGCAAATGCTTTACGGACTCATGTATGCATCAGTTCTGTTTTAAGTGTCTCTGCGAGTGGAGCAAG GTTAAGCCCGAGTGTCCACTATGCAAGCAGCCCTTCAAAACTATCATTCACAACGTCCGTACCCTGGATGACTATGACAGGTATCCGGTGCAGAGTTCCACACCGCCCGTTGCCGAGCACTCATCACTACGCTTTCACATTGTCAATATACGGCGGCCAAGATTCATGCCGTTGCTCCAGAATCAGTCTGTAATGACCAACGATGTGGATGGTGGCGCTGGTATAATTGGAGCCGGAGATGGGGACGATGCTGATGGAATGCGTGTGAATCCATCCTTAAATCGCTTCGAGCCTTATCGCATGGAGCTAATGAATTTCTATCGTAACGACCAGGATGCCCTCGCCACGAGCAGTTCCTTGAGTCAGCTCTGGCGTCGTTATGTCTACGATCGAAAACTATATGCCCTGCCTGTTAGAGATAATCTCACCGGGCAGTTTCGTGAGTGGACCGCCCGTTTCTACAG AAACAATCCTGCTCAAATGCATCGACTAATGCCCTGGATTCATCGTGACCTTGTCTGCCTCCTAAGAAATGTGTCACATACGCCGTCACATGTTAGTGCCGTGATGCATGTCTTGCATCAGCTTCTGACAATGAATAACATCCTGGGAGCCTTATTCCGTATACGTTTGACTCCGTATTTGGGTGAGCGTACAGCTCACTTCATTCACGAGCTCTTCAACTTTGCCCGATCGCCATTCGATATGATTGGCTATGATCGTGTCGTCCAGTATTCGGCTCGTGTGGCTGAAGAGGTTGAAATTGATCTACTGGATATGGGCTCACCGGAATCATCGAATGAAAGTGATGTTCATCTGGATTTGGTGGGCGATGGAGAAGTGGCTGGCTTACCAAATATTGCTGAAACCGATACCAGTGATTATGGGACAGGGAATTCACATAATAGAACAACTCCTGCCCGGCCCTCGACCAGTGTGATTGTAACCAATCCTAGTGCTACACATTCCTTCAGCGTTACCATGGCCAGTGATGGCAGTGAATTACCAGGCATTTCCATAAGAAGAACAACCACGTCAACGGTTGGCTCCCAAACAGTTGCAATCAATTTAAGCATGCGCCGTCCAACGGCAACGACTGCCACATCCAACGACAATGACGACGAGGAAGTCATAGAGATCGATGATGGTGATGCGGCAGCCAATGCCGAGGTGGCCGCCATTAATGATGGCAGCAGTAGTCGTCGTCATGCCGGTGCCAGTTTACCagtgagtgcccacattgagtTACAGAGCAGCGATAGCAGCAACAGCTCCTCTTCCACATCGGATGATGATGAATGCGTCTTTGTCTTGGAGCGCAAACCTCCGCATTTGCGTACCCCTGAATTGGTTAGTCTGGATTCCAATTCGGATTCGGATGTGGTTTTTGTCGATGAGCAAAAGGCGGCCAATAGCAGTGGAGCGGCAAATGCTACCAATCCCTCTGCCACCACCAACTCAGTGAATGTTGATGACTTGGAGGAAGAGGCTGCCCATGCGGCCAGTGAACTCTTTATGGGCCCTAGCACCAGTTCGGGTGTTTGCTCCGGCACAGGCAAGAATTGGAGGAAGGTGCTAGAGATGGCGCGGCGGGAGGATGAGTTGCGTGGCAAAGCACGCCGCAAGCGTGCATCCCGACGGAACCCCAATgtaaccagcagcagcagtagcagtgACAGTGTCAGCAGTAGCTCCTCAAGCAACTACAGCTCGACGAGCAGTGAAGACGATAGTGAGTCGGATAAAGAGGCTGCCCGTAGAAAACAACGCATGGAGCGAAAACGTAATGCACGCAAGCGAGCAGCCAAAGAGAAGATCAGCAATACGCCAAGAAAACGCAGTAAACGGCAAGGGCCGCCACAAACGGAAGAACAGGAACAGGAAGAAGAGGAGCAGCCTCTAATGGATCAGAAGGAGAACACCAGTTCGAGCAGTAGCTCGAGTAGTGATAACAGTGATAGCACTGAAGGGAGTG GCAAGAAGAACACAAATATCAACAACACCAGCACCTgcgatgatgacgacgacgatgttGACGATAATAGCAGTGAGAATCTACAACTTAGTGCTCTCCGGGCAACCCTTAAAGCGGAGGCCGCTTTGGAGGATCGTAAGCCGCTGAAATTGGAGCTACCTGCAAAGTATCTTCAGTCAGCGGGTGAACAACCAGTGGTAGAACAAGGAGATGAGAATACGCAACCCGATTTGGCGACATTGCAGTCCAAACGTCGACGTCGTAGTGGCAGTAGCAGCAATCTGTCCAATCATAGCGCTAGTTTAGCCAGCAATACAACTACAGCCACATCCTCGACAGCCACTGGTTCTGCTCCAAGTCCATTTAAATGGTTGGTGGCTAGCGAAGTTAGTGATCCTCTGATGCGTGGACTTGCCACCCCCACTGAGGTGCGGGATATTGCAAACTCTCTAATTGAATTATCCACTTTAACGCATCAGAGAAGTGAGCCGAGTCTCTTCAATGATCGTTCCGATGGCGGTGAGGTAGACGATGCAATAAATTTTCTCGGCAACACACTGCCAAGCAGCAATACGAACACTTTAGAAGAGGAGGCACATTTGGGTATTTATTCAGATGCAGAAACAAGCCAGCAATTTCCACTTGATGTGACCATTGATGTTGTGGGTGAGAGTGATGTCCATGCCGATGTTGAGGCTGAAGCGGATGGTGAGGTTGAGGCTGAGGATGATGGTGAGGCTGAGGAAGCTGACACAGATGACGAAGACGATGAGGAGGAAGAAGAACTGGAACTGGCTGGTAATGAAAGTAATGAGGCAGATGATGAGGCTATCATGTCTTTGACGTCTCTTACCTAa